Proteins encoded by one window of Halorubrum ruber:
- a CDS encoding dihydroneopterin aldolase family protein: MATDAQQACFEAGIKFGSLYHQFAGTPVSPSSARSLEAAMAEAIENQPHCEAVDVTVHDDRVADAIDHENGYTELTGSLMDVRMRIAYEGVTVRTRMEMEDGYPLMKLVEVVDGGRSGSGDADTSLDADSSPGADPNA; the protein is encoded by the coding sequence ATGGCAACCGACGCCCAGCAGGCGTGTTTCGAGGCGGGGATCAAGTTCGGCTCGCTGTACCACCAGTTCGCCGGCACGCCCGTCAGCCCGTCGAGCGCGCGGAGCCTAGAGGCCGCGATGGCGGAGGCGATCGAGAACCAGCCGCACTGCGAGGCGGTCGACGTGACGGTCCACGACGACCGCGTCGCGGACGCAATCGACCACGAGAACGGCTACACCGAGCTCACCGGCTCGCTGATGGACGTCCGGATGCGGATCGCCTACGAGGGCGTCACCGTCCGCACGCGGATGGAGATGGAGGACGGCTATCCCCTGATGAAGCTCGTTGAGGTGGTCGACGGCGGCCGGTCGGGCTCCGGCGACGCCGACACCTCGCTCGACGCGGACTCGTCGCCCGGCGCCGACCCGAACGCTTAG
- a CDS encoding LEA type 2 family protein, translating into MALDRIVSALTAGKLRIAVVALAVVAAAVGGAFALGVLGVPSVAAVNNSFGDVTNETTVVETDLVVSNPNPIGVGLDGVSIDYTVSMNDVEMASGGREGVSVASGNSSIAFETDLDNDAIPPWWTSHVRNDERTTVAIDARITSDLLGRGTNLTRTRQVETDLIGAFASEETRPVNADAPLVDDPVLYVNETRGRWGTVSEAETPIEMEFDVYNPNLEPYVVSEIGYDVTMNDVEMGSGSTDSEYVIPSYGSETVELSAALRNERLDEWWVTHLNESDNGHQVSDLRIEFYAVVELPSGEELTVPLDALTYEETIETDIFDEGLDRGEGSDAGNSTDSDGSDDGTSDGENTTDDGENTSDGGGDNTSDGGSGDDNTSDGGSGDDNTSDDDSGDDDGGLLPLIVGR; encoded by the coding sequence ATGGCTCTCGACCGCATCGTTTCGGCACTCACCGCGGGGAAGCTCCGGATCGCCGTCGTCGCGCTGGCGGTCGTCGCCGCCGCGGTCGGCGGGGCGTTCGCCCTCGGCGTCCTCGGCGTCCCGAGCGTCGCCGCCGTGAACAACTCCTTCGGCGACGTGACCAACGAGACGACGGTCGTCGAGACCGACTTAGTCGTCTCGAACCCGAACCCGATCGGGGTCGGCCTCGACGGCGTCTCGATCGATTACACCGTCTCGATGAACGACGTCGAGATGGCGAGCGGCGGCCGCGAGGGGGTCAGCGTCGCCTCCGGGAACTCCTCGATCGCGTTCGAGACCGACTTGGACAACGACGCGATCCCGCCGTGGTGGACCAGCCACGTCCGGAACGACGAGCGGACGACGGTCGCGATCGACGCGCGGATCACCTCCGACCTCCTCGGTCGGGGCACGAACCTCACCCGCACCCGGCAGGTCGAGACGGACCTCATCGGCGCGTTCGCTTCCGAGGAGACGCGACCCGTGAACGCCGACGCGCCGCTCGTCGACGACCCGGTCCTCTACGTCAACGAGACGCGCGGGCGGTGGGGAACGGTGAGCGAGGCAGAGACGCCGATCGAGATGGAGTTCGACGTGTACAATCCCAACCTCGAACCGTACGTGGTCTCCGAGATCGGCTACGACGTGACGATGAACGACGTCGAGATGGGCTCCGGCTCGACCGACTCGGAGTACGTCATCCCCTCGTACGGCTCCGAGACGGTCGAGCTGTCCGCCGCGCTCCGCAACGAGCGCCTCGACGAGTGGTGGGTGACCCACCTGAACGAGTCGGACAACGGCCACCAGGTGAGCGACCTCCGGATCGAGTTCTACGCGGTGGTCGAGCTCCCCTCCGGCGAGGAGCTCACCGTCCCGCTGGACGCGCTGACATACGAGGAGACGATCGAGACGGACATCTTCGACGAGGGGCTCGACCGAGGCGAGGGGAGCGACGCCGGGAACTCGACCGACTCCGACGGCTCCGACGACGGAACGAGCGACGGTGAAAACACGACCGACGACGGCGAAAACACCAGTGACGGTGGCGGCGACAACACGAGCGACGGCGGCTCCGGGGACGACAACACGAGCGACGGCGGCTCCGGGGACGACAACACGAGCGACGACGACTCTGGCGACGACGACGGCGGGCTGCTTCCGCTGATCGTCGGCCGCTGA
- a CDS encoding amidohydrolase, protein MNQLRVSSGRVLRPDGRVERADVAVDRDEGTIRAVGSPDEVDDTLDGAAAEALDASGSLVIPGLVNAHTHVAMTLLRGYADDKPLDPWLREDIWPAEAELTPDDVEAGAELGAVEMIRSGTTAFADMYFAMDRVADAVDRAGLRARLGHGVVTVGKDDADARADVEESLAVARELDGAADGRIRTAFMPHSLTTVGEEFLREGVAEAREAGVPVHLHANETTDEVEPIVEERGERPIAYADDLDALGPDDFFAHGVHVDDSEIDRLAAAGTAVVHCPASNMKLASGMAPVQRLREGGVTVALGTDGAASNNDLDLFDEMRDAAMLGKLAADDASAVPAEAVVEMATQGGADALNLPGGRIEEGAAADLAVVDLDAPHLTPVHDPVSHLAYAARGSDVRHTVCDGQVLMRDREVLTLNAEAVQKRAAAAASDLVDRVESA, encoded by the coding sequence ATGAACCAGCTCCGCGTGAGCAGCGGACGAGTGCTCCGGCCCGACGGCCGGGTCGAGCGGGCGGACGTCGCGGTCGACCGCGACGAGGGAACGATCCGGGCCGTGGGGTCGCCGGACGAGGTCGACGACACGCTCGACGGGGCGGCCGCCGAGGCGCTCGACGCGTCGGGGTCGCTCGTGATCCCGGGGCTCGTCAACGCGCACACGCACGTCGCGATGACGCTGCTCCGCGGGTACGCCGACGACAAGCCGCTCGACCCGTGGCTCCGCGAGGACATCTGGCCGGCGGAGGCCGAACTGACGCCCGACGACGTCGAGGCGGGGGCCGAGCTCGGCGCCGTAGAGATGATCCGGTCGGGGACGACCGCGTTCGCGGACATGTACTTCGCGATGGACCGGGTCGCCGACGCCGTCGACCGCGCCGGGCTGCGCGCGCGGCTCGGCCACGGCGTCGTCACGGTCGGGAAGGACGACGCGGACGCCCGCGCGGACGTCGAGGAGAGCCTCGCGGTCGCCCGCGAGCTCGACGGCGCCGCGGACGGCCGGATCCGGACCGCGTTCATGCCGCACTCGCTGACGACGGTCGGCGAGGAGTTCCTGCGCGAGGGCGTCGCCGAGGCGCGCGAGGCGGGCGTCCCGGTCCACCTCCACGCCAACGAGACGACCGACGAGGTGGAGCCGATCGTCGAGGAGCGCGGGGAGCGACCGATCGCGTACGCCGACGACCTCGACGCGCTCGGCCCGGACGACTTCTTCGCGCACGGCGTCCACGTCGACGACTCCGAAATCGACCGGCTCGCCGCGGCGGGGACTGCGGTCGTCCACTGCCCGGCCTCGAACATGAAGCTCGCCAGCGGGATGGCCCCGGTCCAGCGCCTGCGAGAGGGGGGCGTGACGGTCGCGCTCGGCACCGACGGGGCGGCCTCGAACAACGACCTCGACCTCTTCGACGAGATGCGCGACGCCGCAATGTTAGGGAAGCTGGCCGCGGACGACGCGAGCGCGGTGCCCGCCGAGGCCGTCGTGGAGATGGCGACGCAGGGCGGCGCGGACGCTCTGAACCTCCCCGGCGGCCGGATCGAGGAAGGCGCGGCCGCCGACCTCGCGGTCGTCGACCTCGACGCGCCGCACCTGACGCCGGTCCACGACCCCGTCTCGCACCTCGCGTACGCGGCGCGCGGGAGCGACGTTCGCCACACGGTCTGCGACGGCCAGGTCCTCATGCGCGACCGCGAGGTCCTGACGCTCAACGCCGAAGCGGTCCAGAAGCGCGCCGCGGCCGCCGCGAGCGACCTCGTCGACCGCGTCGAATCGGCGTAG
- a CDS encoding DNA primase: MSERTTAILLIAVVALGAMTGVAAADGQFDVAVDTDADGTSTVTVIENDTAVENATVVVSVVDAENESYAGAGEYETDANGTVDLEAPEEDVTVEVTAAAGNDTAATTVELEAPDGLELDVADTDGEPVVTVTDNDTAVENATVNVTVADPANESYAGTGDYETDENGTVGLPAAEEDVTVDVTATYENESVSETVEIEAPDGLELDVENTDGEPIVTVTNDDEAAENASVTVELADDAGENASYAGTGDYETDENGTVDLPAAEEDVTVEITAEYENESVSTTADLTVGDEGDEADEQAFGQLVQEFIDGLENRDGGIGSAVSDFVTENNPGNAPDHAGGPGGPDEADDDDDENESDAPGNAPDHAGGPDGEDDGERGPPAHAGPGGDDADDDDADDEEDDADEDETENDADDEDETEDDEAEEDEAEAEDGDDDDDDEDETEDDDDDGESGPPDHAGGPGGN, translated from the coding sequence ATGAGCGAACGCACGACAGCCATCCTACTGATCGCGGTCGTCGCGCTCGGCGCGATGACCGGCGTCGCGGCCGCCGACGGACAGTTCGACGTGGCCGTCGACACGGACGCGGACGGGACGTCGACGGTCACGGTGATCGAGAACGACACCGCCGTCGAGAACGCCACGGTCGTCGTGAGCGTCGTCGACGCGGAGAACGAGTCGTACGCGGGAGCGGGCGAGTACGAGACGGACGCGAACGGCACCGTCGACCTCGAAGCGCCCGAGGAGGACGTGACGGTCGAGGTCACGGCCGCCGCGGGTAACGACACCGCCGCGACGACGGTCGAGCTCGAAGCCCCTGACGGCCTCGAACTCGACGTGGCGGACACCGACGGCGAGCCGGTCGTCACCGTGACGGACAACGACACCGCGGTCGAGAACGCGACGGTGAACGTCACCGTTGCCGACCCCGCGAACGAGTCGTACGCCGGCACGGGCGACTACGAGACCGACGAGAACGGCACCGTCGGACTCCCCGCCGCCGAGGAGGACGTCACGGTTGACGTGACCGCGACGTACGAGAACGAGAGCGTCTCCGAGACGGTCGAGATCGAGGCGCCCGACGGCCTCGAACTCGACGTGGAGAACACCGACGGCGAGCCGATCGTCACGGTGACGAACGACGACGAGGCGGCCGAGAACGCCTCGGTCACCGTCGAACTCGCCGACGATGCGGGCGAGAACGCCTCCTACGCCGGCACGGGCGACTACGAGACCGACGAGAACGGCACCGTCGATCTCCCCGCCGCCGAGGAGGACGTCACGGTCGAGATCACCGCTGAGTACGAGAACGAGAGCGTCTCGACGACCGCCGACCTCACCGTCGGCGACGAGGGCGACGAGGCCGACGAGCAGGCGTTCGGCCAGCTCGTTCAGGAGTTCATCGACGGGCTCGAGAACCGCGACGGCGGCATCGGCAGCGCGGTCTCGGACTTCGTGACGGAGAACAACCCCGGTAACGCCCCGGACCACGCGGGCGGCCCCGGCGGCCCGGACGAGGCCGACGATGACGACGATGAAAACGAGAGCGACGCGCCGGGCAACGCGCCCGACCACGCGGGCGGCCCCGACGGCGAGGACGACGGCGAGCGCGGCCCGCCGGCCCACGCCGGTCCGGGCGGTGACGACGCGGATGACGACGATGCGGACGACGAGGAGGACGACGCCGACGAGGACGAGACGGAGAACGATGCGGACGATGAGGACGAGACGGAGGACGACGAGGCCGAAGAAGACGAAGCCGAAGCGGAAGACGGCGACGATGACGATGACGACGAAGACGAGACGGAAGATGACGACGACGACGGCGAGAGCGGCCCGCCGGACCACGCCGGCGGCCCCGGCGGTAACTGA
- a CDS encoding adenosylhomocysteinase: MSETAYPPVSQHLSDVEAAREEGRRKMDWALQHMPILNALRDEFVDEQPLDGETIAMAMHVEAKTANLVELLAEGGAEVAITGCNPLSTHDDVSAALDAHESITSYAVRGVDDEEYYDAMHACIAHGPTITVDDGMDMVKLVHEEYPDLIDSIVGGAEETTTGVDRLRAMDADGELHYPVFAVNDTPMKQLFDNVHGTGESSLATIAMTTNLSWAGKNVVVGGYGQCGKGVAKKASGQNANVIVCEVDPRKALEAHMEGYEVLPMTEAAKKGDVFITTTGNRDVITREHFEEMDDGVLLANAGHFDVEVNLDDLDDLAVDRYEVRDGVEGFEMEDGRVLNVIAEGRLVNLAAPIALGHPVEVMDQSFGVQAVVVRELAANGDAYDAGVHDVPDELDREVADIKLAAEGVEYDELSDEQREYMGSWEHGT; the protein is encoded by the coding sequence ATGAGCGAAACCGCGTATCCGCCGGTGTCACAGCACCTCTCGGACGTCGAAGCCGCCCGGGAGGAGGGGCGCCGGAAGATGGACTGGGCGCTCCAGCACATGCCGATCCTCAACGCGCTCCGCGACGAGTTCGTCGACGAGCAGCCGCTCGACGGCGAGACGATCGCGATGGCGATGCACGTGGAGGCGAAGACCGCGAACCTCGTCGAGCTGCTCGCCGAGGGGGGCGCCGAGGTGGCGATCACCGGCTGTAACCCCCTCTCGACGCACGACGACGTGTCGGCGGCGCTCGACGCCCACGAGTCGATCACCTCCTACGCGGTCCGCGGCGTCGACGACGAGGAGTACTACGACGCGATGCACGCCTGCATCGCCCACGGGCCCACCATCACCGTCGACGACGGGATGGACATGGTGAAGCTCGTCCACGAGGAGTACCCCGACCTCATCGACTCCATCGTCGGCGGCGCCGAGGAGACGACCACCGGCGTCGACCGCCTGCGCGCGATGGACGCCGACGGCGAGCTTCACTACCCCGTCTTCGCGGTCAACGACACGCCGATGAAGCAGCTGTTCGACAACGTCCACGGCACGGGCGAGTCGTCGCTCGCGACGATCGCGATGACGACGAACCTCTCGTGGGCCGGGAAAAACGTCGTCGTCGGCGGCTACGGCCAGTGCGGGAAAGGCGTCGCGAAGAAGGCCTCCGGCCAGAACGCGAACGTCATCGTCTGCGAGGTCGACCCCCGGAAGGCCTTAGAGGCCCACATGGAGGGGTACGAGGTGCTCCCGATGACGGAGGCCGCGAAGAAGGGCGACGTGTTCATCACGACGACGGGCAACCGCGACGTGATCACCCGCGAGCACTTCGAGGAGATGGACGACGGCGTCCTCCTCGCGAACGCCGGCCACTTCGACGTGGAAGTCAACCTCGACGACCTCGACGACCTCGCGGTCGACCGCTACGAGGTCCGCGACGGCGTCGAGGGGTTCGAGATGGAAGACGGCCGCGTCCTGAACGTCATCGCCGAGGGGCGGCTCGTCAACCTCGCGGCGCCCATCGCCCTCGGCCACCCGGTCGAGGTGATGGACCAGAGCTTCGGCGTCCAGGCGGTCGTCGTCCGCGAGCTCGCGGCGAACGGCGACGCGTACGACGCCGGCGTCCACGACGTGCCCGACGAGCTCGACCGCGAGGTCGCGGACATCAAGCTCGCCGCCGAGGGCGTCGAATACGACGAGCTCAGCGACGAGCAGCGCGAGTACATGGGGAGCTGGGAGCACGGGACGTGA
- a CDS encoding RNA-guided endonuclease InsQ/TnpB family protein, with the protein MNYNYRYRLKPTEDQRETLDYHRDTCRQLYNHALYRFNQIPEDEGTVKQRVRKIRDELPDLKDWWDALTDVYSKVLQPTVMRVAKNVKALGNLKEQGYKVGELRWKSPREFRSFTYNQSGFELDKKSGQTVLSLSKLAAIPIEFHRPLPDDATVKEVTLKKEKTGEWFAIFGIEMDTEPPAKPPLEDIDTDEMVGIDVGILKYAHDTDGTAVESLDLSEERDRLEWEQRKLSRKERGSNNWENQRRRVAECHLAIKRKRNDFLHKLSNYYAREYELVAVEDLEVKGMLESPRNSRNTASAAWTTFTDMLETKCEREGTHFVEVDPDGTTKECAQCGVETDKPLWVREHSCPACGFEADRDANAAWNILSRGLTELGVGHSEETPVETALPAGTTPVPAKRVVEAGSPCLKEPPKAASRQG; encoded by the coding sequence ATGAACTACAACTACAGGTATCGCCTCAAGCCGACAGAAGACCAGCGCGAGACGCTGGACTACCACCGCGATACCTGTAGACAACTCTATAACCACGCCCTGTACCGCTTCAACCAAATCCCCGAAGACGAGGGTACCGTCAAACAGCGTGTCCGCAAAATCCGTGACGAGCTTCCCGATCTCAAAGACTGGTGGGATGCACTCACTGATGTCTACTCGAAGGTACTCCAGCCCACCGTCATGCGGGTCGCCAAGAACGTCAAAGCTCTCGGAAACCTCAAAGAGCAGGGCTACAAAGTCGGTGAACTTCGGTGGAAGTCACCTCGGGAGTTTCGCAGTTTTACGTACAACCAGTCTGGCTTCGAACTCGACAAGAAGAGTGGGCAGACTGTGTTGTCACTGTCGAAACTCGCAGCCATCCCCATCGAGTTCCACCGACCGCTGCCTGACGACGCTACGGTCAAGGAAGTCACGCTCAAAAAGGAGAAAACTGGCGAGTGGTTCGCCATCTTCGGCATCGAGATGGACACAGAACCGCCAGCCAAGCCACCGCTGGAGGATATTGACACTGACGAGATGGTCGGGATTGACGTGGGTATTCTGAAGTATGCCCACGATACAGACGGCACAGCGGTCGAATCACTCGACCTCTCTGAAGAACGTGACAGGCTCGAATGGGAGCAACGGAAACTCTCCCGGAAAGAGCGTGGGTCGAACAATTGGGAGAACCAACGTCGGCGTGTCGCTGAGTGCCATCTCGCCATCAAGCGCAAGCGGAATGATTTCCTACACAAACTCTCGAACTACTACGCTCGGGAGTACGAACTGGTTGCCGTCGAAGACCTTGAGGTCAAAGGGATGCTCGAATCGCCGCGAAACAGCCGCAACACGGCGTCAGCTGCGTGGACTACCTTCACCGACATGCTCGAAACGAAGTGTGAACGGGAAGGCACGCACTTCGTGGAAGTCGATCCAGATGGCACCACCAAAGAGTGCGCTCAGTGTGGCGTCGAAACCGACAAACCGCTGTGGGTTCGAGAACATTCCTGTCCTGCCTGTGGCTTCGAGGCAGACAGAGACGCAAACGCAGCGTGGAACATTCTCTCTCGCGGACTCACCGAACTAGGAGTGGGTCACTCCGAAGAAACGCCTGTGGAGACTGCGCTCCCTGCGGGAACTACCCCGGTTCCTGCAAAGCGTGTCGTGGAAGCAGGAAGCCCCTGTCTCAAGGAGCCGCCGAAGGCGGCGAGTAGGCAGGGGTAG
- a CDS encoding DUF2080 family transposase-associated protein — protein MDRHEIEGHEVIDGEVKATGNGAHVLVPKRWRGADVKIVRTSEPDE, from the coding sequence ATGGATAGACACGAAATCGAAGGCCACGAAGTCATCGACGGCGAGGTGAAAGCCACTGGCAACGGCGCACACGTCCTCGTCCCAAAACGGTGGCGTGGCGCAGACGTAAAAATCGTCAGAACCTCTGAGCCTGACGAGTAA
- a CDS encoding antitoxin VapB family protein, with product MAKSIRLSEEAYDRLAAHKREDETFSDVVLRLAGERSLLELAGILSDDEADALREAVEERRDRRAAEID from the coding sequence ATGGCGAAGAGCATCCGCCTCTCCGAGGAGGCCTACGATCGGCTCGCCGCCCACAAGCGGGAGGACGAGACGTTCTCCGACGTCGTTCTCCGGCTCGCCGGCGAGCGATCACTGCTCGAACTCGCCGGCATTCTGAGCGACGACGAGGCCGACGCGCTCCGTGAAGCCGTCGAAGAGCGGCGCGATCGGCGCGCGGCCGAGATAGATTAA